In Elusimicrobiota bacterium, the genomic stretch TCAGCAAGTTGAGGAAGTTATTTTATCCGGGCCTTTTTCTTAGAAATGTTCATTCTATAATGTATCAGTTCATGCAGTATGTTCATACACACTTTAATGTTTATTATGCATTGGAAAAACAAAGGGATCATTCCAGTTTTGGAAAAATTACATTTTTGAGGGGAACTTTCAACAATATTCCCTTAGAGAACAATGCTGCTGACGCTTTGGTTTCTGTTTCAGCCTTTGAGCATAATACCTATGAAGATATGCCGGGAAGCATTAGTGAATTCAAAAGAGTTTTAAAGCCGCATGCGCCGATGTTTATTTCAACCAGCGCTTCGGATAATCAAGATTGGTATTTTAATCCGCCCAAAGCATGGAATTTTTCAAAGCAGACTTTATCATCCTGGTTTAATATACCCAATGAAAAGATCGCATTTGATTATAAAAAAGTACTTGAAAATATCAAAAATAGTAAAATATTAAAGAAGAGAATGTCCCCATATTATAAATTAAGCGTTGAAAGTGCGCTTCCATATGGTAATTTGAAAGAGGCAAAATATCTGCCAGTTGGTATTCTGAAGATAAAGGAATAAAATGGATTTCAAGCGCAGTAATGAAATTTCCTATATAAAACCTCCGCTGGACATGTTTCTCGGCGAATATAATAAAATGCTTGCTTCAATATTAGTTGAAAATATCAATAACTTTGCTTATATAGCTTCACCTGTAATAAACCGCATGGAAGCCCAGACTCACTTTTTTGAGAAAATAGAAAAATATATACAAATTCGCGAAATGCTTTTGAAGGACAACCTTTTTCGTGTACTGCTGACGGGCGAAGATGTATTTTTGTATGATGAATTGAAAAGAGAATTTAAAGGCAGGGTAAAGAAAAAAGAGCGCCCACCCAGGAATTTCCGTGATATACTGAAAGGCGTTTTGAAACATTTTTTTCCGAACATATATCTCAAGCGGAAATTCAAAAAAAATAAGGGCGAATTTTTAAAATCAACACGGGAGTTGATTCGGGCATCAGAAAAAATGCCCTCATGTAAAAAAGAATATACTTCAATCATAAGGACATATTTTGATTTTCGCTGCACGGATCAGAACGGCAAACTGAGAGAAGAATATTTTGGCCCTTTTGCCGTTGATCTGGCAAAACACGAGAATGTACTTGTCATTTATAAACTGCTTAACCCCAAAGGCCTTGCGTCATTTGAAAAACTCTGTAGAGATCAACATGATTTCGACAGCTGCTTGATTGAAAAATTCTTAACTGTCAATTTGCTTTCAGAAGTCATCCAGTTGTATGAATCCAGTAAAATAAAACTGAGAAACAAGTACTATTACAGAGATAATGATATCACTTCAATGCTTCAGAAGATGATTGACATGGAGTTTTCTGGTTTGCACGGAATAGATGTATTTGTGGAACGTGAGATCGCAAGAAAAGTTTTCGGGCTTAAACCGGAACGTATATATATGCCGTATGAGAATCAGACCTGGGAAAAGGTATATCCATTTGTTAAAAATGATGAATTCCGCGCTTCGCATACTCGTATCATTGGGTTTCAACATACGGGGCTGTCATACAAGCTCTTGCAGCATTTTCCGGCTGAGATTGAAAAAAATCTGCATTTATTCCCGGATAAACTGCTCACTGTTGGGAAGATATATCAACTCTTGCTTAAAGAAAAGGCGTATTATCCGTGTGAAATAGTTGAAGGAGCTGCTCTGAGACACTCAAAATATGTTGTTGACGGCGTTTTTAACGTAAAGGAGCCTCATAAAGAATTGTTTGGGAAAATAGCATATGCATTTTCATACGATACGTCAAAATATGAAAGAATTATAAATGTGCTGCTGGAGATATTTAAAAACAGCAATATCTGCATCTATCTGAAAATGCACCCGGATTATGATGAGGATGATATAATGAAAACTTTGAACATTAAAATACCTGATAATTTTATTTTAGCCCAAAAAATACCATGGACTACAATTTATGATAATTCCGATTGCATAATATATGACGATAATTCTATCGGCATTGAAGGCATGATAAACGGAGTAAGAACGTATATGCTGGATTTCGGCGAGCCGATATATGAGTGCGGGAGAATGTTTTATTTTGATGAATGGAACACTGCCATAAACATTGAAGATTTAAAAGTACTAAAGCAAAGCATTGAAAGTAAAGTATTCAATCCATGGTATGATATAGATAAGATGAAAAAATATCTGAATTTATACTATAATGCTTACTCAAAGGAAAGATATTTTTCAAGTTATTTTTAGAAGTGTTTAATAATGGAGGCAGATATGAACAAAAGTTTGAAGCAGAGGCTTAAAGACCGTGAACTTACCATAGGCTCATGGATAACTATCGGGCACCCTTCCGTGGCTGAAATAATGGCGCAGGCAGGATTTGACTGGCTAACTGTGGATATGGAGCATAGTGCAATAACGCTCTCTGAGGCGCAGAACCTTATCCAGGTAATCGAGCTTTCCGGTGTGGCTCCTCTGGTACGGGTAGGAAGCAATGACTCAAATCTCATTAAGCGTGTTATGGACGCAGGTGCGCATGGAGTTATAGTCCCGATGGTGAATACGGTTGAAGACGCAGAAAAAGCCGTGAAATCCGTGAAGTATCCCCCAAAAGGATTCAGGGGTGTCGGGCTTGCAAGAGCTCAGAAGTATGGCGCGAGTTTTGAGAACTACAAAAAATGGAATGAAAATGAAAGCATCGTTATCGTGCAAATAGAACATATTAAGGCAGTAGAAAACTTGGAAGGTATTCTCACCGTTGATGTAGTTGATGGTTTTATTACTATCGATTTATCGCTTTCAGCCTGGACATGCTGTTGCTTGGTCAGACCTGTAGAGTCCTTTTGGGAGATTTGAGAAAAGGATAAATACCTTTCAGAAGAAAGAATTTATATGGCTAACATACTTATTACCACATCATCGTTCGCTGAAGAAGATAAAACACCCCTTGATCTTATTAAGAAAAGAGGTGTAAATGCGGTTTTGAACCCTTTTGGCAGAACACTGACGGAAGAAGAAATAAGTAAACTTCTCAAGGAATACGACCCTGTGGGGATCATTGCAGGCGTGGAACCAATCACTAAATCGGTGCTTTCTCAGTCTAAGGCATTAAAAATTATTTCACGCTGTGGTGTGGGAATCAGCAATGTTGACCTCCAGGCGGCAAAGGAAAAGAAAATTGCTGTATTTAATACGCCTGACGCTCTAACTGAATCTGTAGCGGAACTGACTGTCGGCCTCATTTTGAATGTTTTACGCAAGGTAAGCGAAGCCGATAGAAAAATAAGGTCCGGCAAGTGGAAAAAACTTATGGGGACTTTATTGTCCGGAAAAACTATCGGCATTATCGGTTGCGGGAGAATAGGCGCAAAATTAGCCGATTATCTGCAATCATTCGGATGCACGGTTATCGGCCATGACCCCCAGATCAAGAACCACGGCAAAATAAAAATGGTTCAACTTGAAGAATTGATAAAGACCGCAGATATTATTTCTCTTCATGTTCCTTTGACCGACGCAACAAGAAGGATGGTTAACAGCGGTTTTATCTCTGCCATGAAAAACAGCAGCTATATTATAAACGTTGCCCGGGGAGAGATAGTTGATGAAAAAGCTCTTTTTGACGGATTAATATCGGGTAAACTGGCCGGGGCGGCGCTTGATACGTTTGAAAAAGAACCGTACCAGGGCCCGCTTACAACACTTGAAAACGTGCTTTTGACCGCGCACATGGGGTCATATGCGAAGGAATCCAGGATACGAATGGAGCTTCAAGCAACTCAGAATCTTTTGAAAGGTTTGGAGGACTTACTATGAAAACAATAGTTTTTGGAGGATCAGGCTTCCTCGGAAGTCATGTATGCGACGCATTAAGCGAAAGTGGCCACTCTGTCATTGTTTTTGATATCAGGCAATCTGAATTCTTGCGCAAAGGTCAAAAGATGGTTGTCGGCGACATCCTTGACGAAAAACTCGTCAATAAGACTGTTAAATTATGCGATATTGTCTATAATTTCGCCGGGATAGCCGATATAGATGAATGTGTCAGAAGGCCACTGGATGTCGTTAAATATAACGTTCTGGGGAATTCCGTAGTACTGGAAGCTGCGCGTCGGGCGAAAATCAAAAGATTTCTTTTTGCAAGTTCTTCGTACGTTTACAGCAATTACGGATCTTTCTATAAAAGCAGCAAGCAATCCTGCGAACTTTTCATTCGTAGTTACCACGAGAAATATCGGTTGCCGTACACGATCCTTCGTTATGGTTCACTTTACGGGGACCGGTCCGATGATAGAAACACTCTGTACAGAATATTAAAAGAAGCCCTGACAAAGGGACGCATAACTTATCACGGCACCGGCGATGAAGTCAGGGAATATATTCATGTACGTGATGCTGCTGAACTGAGTGTTAAAATGCTCGACGCAGAATACGCTAACAAGAATGTCATGCTTACGGGACCTAATGCCATTCGTTATAGAGATATCCTTGAAATGATTAAAGAGATCATGGGGAACAAGATTAAAATAGTATATACAAAAAAAAGTAGCGAGACTCATTTTAAATTATCTCCCTACAATTACAATAAGCCAGAAATCGGGAAGAAAATCTTCAATAATCATTATATTGAACTTGGCGTAGGATTAGTAGAGTGCATGGATGAAATATCCAGGAAAATCGATAGGAAGGAATAGTAACCATACATCATGGGACTTCGTTATCAATTGCTATCGTATCCCTTAACAGAAAAAACTCCTATGTACGGAGGCACGGAATCTCTGCGTATAATGCCTCAAAAATCCATCAAAAAAGGCGACTCATGTAATACATCAGTTATAACATTATTAAACCACTCGGGCACCCACATTGATGCTCCAAAACATTTTTGGGATTCTGGTAAATCCCTGAGTGAACTTTCACTGAGCGCTCTTCATTTCAAGAGCCCTGTTATCGCGGTATGCCTCAAAGAACAAGGTGAAATTATTGAGGTCAATGACCTTAAAAATGCGATCAAACGAAGTCGGTTCGATATTCTTATCCTCAAAACAGGTTTCCAGCGTTACAGGATTTCAAACCGTTCTCTTTATTGTTTCAAAAATCCGTGTTTGTCTCCGGATGCAGCCGCATGGCTGCGTAAAACTTATCCGTCTTTGCGTGCAATTGCCACGGATTGTATATCAATAGCTTCCTGGGCGCACCGGGAACTAGGGCGTGAGACCCATAGGGTGCTGTTGCGTGAATATAACGGTAAATCAATTCTTGTCATAGAAGATATGTTTTTACCGACTAATGCAGGTAAAATGAAAGAGATCCTTGTTTCTCCATGGCGTATTCATGGCATTGACAGCGCTCCTTGCAATGTAATCGGTATTTATAATGATTAAAGTGCTCTTTTTTGATTTCGACGGCGTTATCGCAGAATCAGTTGATATTAAAACCAGGGCATTTGCCCGCCTTTTTGAAACTGAAGAAAGCGATGTTGTGCGCAAGATAGTGGATTATCACAGCAAAAATACGGGAGTATCCAGATTTGATAAATTCAGATATTTTTATAAGCATTTTCTTCACCGGCATTTGCCTGATGCGGAATTTCAATCACTTTGCAAAAGATTCTCAAAACTTGTTATAGATGAAGTAGTGAACGCTCCCTATGTGAAAGGCGCCGATGAGTTCTTGAGGAAATATGCGCACCAGTATCTTTGCTTTATCGTGTCGGCGACGCCTCAACAAGAAATGGAAGAAATCCTGCGAAAAAAGGATATATTGAGATATTTTAAAAGGGTTTACGGCTCTCCTACAACGAAGAAAGATGCAGTCCGCATAACCCTTCAGGAGGAACGTATAGTTCCTGAAGACTCACTTTATGTGGGCGATGCGCGCAGCGATTATGAAGCGGCTAAAGAATCTAGAGTTCATTTCGCCGCTCTCGTATCCCAAAAAGACACCATCTTTAACCGCATTGATTGTGTTAAATTAAATGATCTGGTCCATTTTGAAAAAGAAATAAAAAAATTATGAACAAAATGAAACTGTCAAAGTTGATTGTTGATTTTCTCATCTATTATCTGGGACGGGACAAGAAACGGATAGGGAGAGACTATACCATGATTCTTTCCCAAGATGTCGGAAAACAGTCTAAACATGATGATTTGAAAGAGAATGAAATAAGAGCTGCTTACAAGGATTTTGTAATGTCCTATCCCAAATAGTAAAGGATTAGCCATGAAGAGTAACGCGGTAAGTGTATTAGTTCCGATGAAAGGCCATAGCGAGAGAGTCCCTTCAAAAAATACCAGGATTCTGGGCAATGTGCCATTGTTTTATCATATACTGCGAAGCCTAGAATCGGCGCAAAGTGTTTATGAAATTCTTGTCAATACAGACAGTGAAAAGATTAAGGATCTACTGCATAAGGATTTTCCAAAAATCGTGATTATTGATAGGCCGCCGCAGTTATTAGGGGATAAGGTTCCTATGACACCGATCATTGAATACGATCTCAAATTCATAAAAACAGGGCATTTCATGCAAACGCATGTGACGAGCCCTTTTATCAAGCCCGCGACGATTGACTCGGCAATTGAAACTTACTTTGAAGGCCTATCCGAAGGTTTTGATTCAGTCATGGGGGTCAACAGGTTTCAAACAAGGTTTTACGATCAGAACAAAAAACCGGTCAATCATAATCCTAATATCATGGTTCCTTCCCAGGATATGCCTCCCCTCTACGAAGATAACTCCAGTTTCTATATTAACTCAATAGAAAATTTCATGAAATATAAGAACAGAGTGGGGAGGAATCCAATTTTTATTGAAATCCCAAAATTGGAATCCCTTGATATTGATGAAGAAAATGATTTTATCTTGTGTCAAGCACTTTACAATTATTTAAATAGCAAAAATAAATAACGTTTGTATATCAATGAACATTAAAAAAATACTTTTACTCTCAACACCCGCTTTTACCTTTAAATCCTTCCGTGATATAAATCCCTTGCCCCCGATGGGTTTGGGATATCTTGCATCCGTCGTGCGGGAGATGGGCATGGAAGTTAAGATATTAGATTGCCTGCTTAAAGGCTGGGAACAGGAAGAAGATGTTGATGAATTGCTTATTCGCGTGGGGCTTTCTGATGTCCAGATTAAGAAATATATAGAAGACTTTAACCCGGATATTGTCGGAGTAAACTGCCAATTCAGCAGGCAGTATAAGATATATCATCAAATGTTTTCCTTAATAAAGAAAACAAAACCCGGTTGTGTTACGATTGCCGGTGGCGCGCATGTAACAGTATGCCCGAATGAGGTATTGAAAGATGAAAATTGTGACTTTATCATTATTGGGGAGGGGGAAAATTCTTTTAAGGAATTAATTTCTCTGCTTAGTCAGGATAAAGACGTATCCGGAATAGACGGTATTGGCTATAAAAAGAACGGAGTGATAAAAATAAATGAAAAGCTGAACTGGATTACAGATCTTGATTCTGTTCCATTTCCAGCATACGATATTATGGAGTTGGATGAATATTTCGGGCTTCCCGCATCTCATGGTATGCGTCATAAAAAGAGGTTTTGTCCGGTTATTACCTCAAGGGGATGCCCTGCAAAGTGCACTTTTTGCACTGCTCTGAAAGTCTGGGGTATAAAGTACAGGTTCAGATCCGTAGAAAATGTTATTAGGGAAATGAAATTGTTGAAGGATAAATACAAAATTGAAGAAATTATGTTTGAAGATGATAATGTAACTGCCAACCCCAGAAGGGCAAAAGAGCTTTTTAGGGCAATGATAAAAGAAAAACTTGATTTTATATGGGACACTCCGAATGGCGTGGGGATCTGGTCAATGGATGAAGAAATGCTTGATTTGATGAAGGAATCCGGATGTATAAAATTGAATTTTCCGGTAGAAAGCGGGGTGCAGGGAGTTTTAGACAGTATCATCAAAAAGCCGATAAAGTTGAATAGAGTTAGAGAGCTCATAAAGTATTGCAAGAAAATCGGGCTAGAATACAGCATGTTTTTAGTTATCGGAATGCCGGGAGAAACATTGAAGGATATGTGGCAGTCATTTCTATTTGCAGCAAGTTGCGGATGTTATTATCCGCATGTTTCTGTTGCGACACCATATCCGGGAAGCCAGCTGTTTTTGGAATGTAAAGAGAATAATTATTTTGCCCGGCCTTTTACTTTGGATGACCTTTTCATTAGAAGTTATCTAATTCGCACTCCGGATTGGGACGCGAAGCAACTCAATAAAATATTAGAGCGCGGGCTGTTATACTTAAGGATAATGGGTATAATCCATAGCCCTGCAAGTATTTTTGGCATGTTAATAAAAATAATAAAAAACCCTATGAAGTTTTTAAATATGATAAAAAAAGGTATTGTTGGGGTATGAAAATAATTAAACTTTCAAAATCTATTGTAGGCCAAAAAGAAAAGGAAGCTCTTGCGAAAGTAATTGACAACAGTTATTTGGGTATGGGAAGTTTTGTAAAAGATTTTGAAGAAAAAATTAAAGGGTATTTAGGTGCTAAGAATGTAGTTTGTGTTAACTCTGGGACAGCGGCATTGCACCTTGCACTTATGGCATTGGGATTAAAACCAGGTGATGAGGTCTTGGTACAATCGTTAACTTTTGTTGCCAGTTTTCAGGCTATTACTGCGGCAGGGCTTAAACCAATAGCTTGCGAAATATTGCCTGAAACATGTGCTATTGATCTTAAAGATGCAAAAAAGAAAATAACAAAAAAAACAAAAGTGATTATGCCAGTGCATTATGCAAGCCGGGTAGGAAATCTTGATGAAATATATGCTTTTGCAGAAAAAAATAATCTTAGAATTGTAGAAGATGCCGCTCATGCTTTCGGTGGGACGTATAAGGGCAAAAAAGTAGGTTCATTCGGGGATGTAGTATGCTTCAGTTTTGACGGAATAAAGAATATTACCTGCGGAGAAGGCGGGGCGATAGTGACGGCAGATGAAGAAGTTGCTAAATTTGCGATGGATGCCAGGCTTTTAGGGGTTCACAAAGATACCGAAAAAAGATATTCCGGGCAAAGGAGCTGGGAGTTTGACGTGCATCACCAAGGTTATCGGTATCATATGAGTAACCTTTTTGCCGCTATCGGCTTGGCTCAGCTGGAACGATTGGAAAATGAATTTAAACCTGCGAGACAGAAAATTGCGCGGAGATATAATAGCTTGCTGGAGGGCATGGGAAATATAGTTCTTTTCAAAGATAATTATACTGATACCGTGCCGCATATTTTTCCCGTTAGAATTTTAAACGGCAGAAGGGATAATGTGAGAGAAAAATTAATTGCTGAAGGTGTAGAATGCGGCATCCATTACTGCCCAAGCCATTTACTTAGTTATTTTGGTGCAAAAAGAGGGGAATTGCCTGTAACTGAAAAAGTCTATGGCGAATTACTATCTTTGCCGCTCCATCCAGAAATAACAGAAAGTGATCAGAGTCTAATTGTAGAGATAATAAAAAAAGCTTTAAAATAATTATA encodes the following:
- a CDS encoding aldolase/citrate lyase family protein, which translates into the protein MNKSLKQRLKDRELTIGSWITIGHPSVAEIMAQAGFDWLTVDMEHSAITLSEAQNLIQVIELSGVAPLVRVGSNDSNLIKRVMDAGAHGVIVPMVNTVEDAEKAVKSVKYPPKGFRGVGLARAQKYGASFENYKKWNENESIVIVQIEHIKAVENLEGILTVDVVDGFITIDLSLSAWTCCCLVRPVESFWEI
- a CDS encoding HAD-IA family hydrolase, whose translation is MIKVLFFDFDGVIAESVDIKTRAFARLFETEESDVVRKIVDYHSKNTGVSRFDKFRYFYKHFLHRHLPDAEFQSLCKRFSKLVIDEVVNAPYVKGADEFLRKYAHQYLCFIVSATPQQEMEEILRKKDILRYFKRVYGSPTTKKDAVRITLQEERIVPEDSLYVGDARSDYEAAKESRVHFAALVSQKDTIFNRIDCVKLNDLVHFEKEIKKL
- a CDS encoding cyclase family protein, translated to MGLRYQLLSYPLTEKTPMYGGTESLRIMPQKSIKKGDSCNTSVITLLNHSGTHIDAPKHFWDSGKSLSELSLSALHFKSPVIAVCLKEQGEIIEVNDLKNAIKRSRFDILILKTGFQRYRISNRSLYCFKNPCLSPDAAAWLRKTYPSLRAIATDCISIASWAHRELGRETHRVLLREYNGKSILVIEDMFLPTNAGKMKEILVSPWRIHGIDSAPCNVIGIYND
- a CDS encoding NAD(P)-dependent oxidoreductase, encoding MKTIVFGGSGFLGSHVCDALSESGHSVIVFDIRQSEFLRKGQKMVVGDILDEKLVNKTVKLCDIVYNFAGIADIDECVRRPLDVVKYNVLGNSVVLEAARRAKIKRFLFASSSYVYSNYGSFYKSSKQSCELFIRSYHEKYRLPYTILRYGSLYGDRSDDRNTLYRILKEALTKGRITYHGTGDEVREYIHVRDAAELSVKMLDAEYANKNVMLTGPNAIRYRDILEMIKEIMGNKIKIVYTKKSSETHFKLSPYNYNKPEIGKKIFNNHYIELGVGLVECMDEISRKIDRKE
- a CDS encoding acylneuraminate cytidylyltransferase family protein; its protein translation is MKSNAVSVLVPMKGHSERVPSKNTRILGNVPLFYHILRSLESAQSVYEILVNTDSEKIKDLLHKDFPKIVIIDRPPQLLGDKVPMTPIIEYDLKFIKTGHFMQTHVTSPFIKPATIDSAIETYFEGLSEGFDSVMGVNRFQTRFYDQNKKPVNHNPNIMVPSQDMPPLYEDNSSFYINSIENFMKYKNRVGRNPIFIEIPKLESLDIDEENDFILCQALYNYLNSKNK
- a CDS encoding phosphoglycerate dehydrogenase, which gives rise to MANILITTSSFAEEDKTPLDLIKKRGVNAVLNPFGRTLTEEEISKLLKEYDPVGIIAGVEPITKSVLSQSKALKIISRCGVGISNVDLQAAKEKKIAVFNTPDALTESVAELTVGLILNVLRKVSEADRKIRSGKWKKLMGTLLSGKTIGIIGCGRIGAKLADYLQSFGCTVIGHDPQIKNHGKIKMVQLEELIKTADIISLHVPLTDATRRMVNSGFISAMKNSSYIINVARGEIVDEKALFDGLISGKLAGAALDTFEKEPYQGPLTTLENVLLTAHMGSYAKESRIRMELQATQNLLKGLEDLL
- a CDS encoding DegT/DnrJ/EryC1/StrS family aminotransferase, which encodes MKIIKLSKSIVGQKEKEALAKVIDNSYLGMGSFVKDFEEKIKGYLGAKNVVCVNSGTAALHLALMALGLKPGDEVLVQSLTFVASFQAITAAGLKPIACEILPETCAIDLKDAKKKITKKTKVIMPVHYASRVGNLDEIYAFAEKNNLRIVEDAAHAFGGTYKGKKVGSFGDVVCFSFDGIKNITCGEGGAIVTADEEVAKFAMDARLLGVHKDTEKRYSGQRSWEFDVHHQGYRYHMSNLFAAIGLAQLERLENEFKPARQKIARRYNSLLEGMGNIVLFKDNYTDTVPHIFPVRILNGRRDNVREKLIAEGVECGIHYCPSHLLSYFGAKRGELPVTEKVYGELLSLPLHPEITESDQSLIVEIIKKALK
- a CDS encoding radical SAM protein, yielding MGLGYLASVVREMGMEVKILDCLLKGWEQEEDVDELLIRVGLSDVQIKKYIEDFNPDIVGVNCQFSRQYKIYHQMFSLIKKTKPGCVTIAGGAHVTVCPNEVLKDENCDFIIIGEGENSFKELISLLSQDKDVSGIDGIGYKKNGVIKINEKLNWITDLDSVPFPAYDIMELDEYFGLPASHGMRHKKRFCPVITSRGCPAKCTFCTALKVWGIKYRFRSVENVIREMKLLKDKYKIEEIMFEDDNVTANPRRAKELFRAMIKEKLDFIWDTPNGVGIWSMDEEMLDLMKESGCIKLNFPVESGVQGVLDSIIKKPIKLNRVRELIKYCKKIGLEYSMFLVIGMPGETLKDMWQSFLFAASCGCYYPHVSVATPYPGSQLFLECKENNYFARPFTLDDLFIRSYLIRTPDWDAKQLNKILERGLLYLRIMGIIHSPASIFGMLIKIIKNPMKFLNMIKKGIVGV
- a CDS encoding methyltransferase domain-containing protein, translating into MQDKIEILDTALLENKSKLKEIDHWLKVFNWPNGWHYDLDIIWVLNNIERLNLPKGSTIIDAGAGIGMTQFILASRGYNVISLDFTKRQIPRFAKGIFNIESVDTALGDYQHEYMSFMTHGQSQPNKPKKSAGYYFSKLRKLFYPGLFLRNVHSIMYQFMQYVHTHFNVYYALEKQRDHSSFGKITFLRGTFNNIPLENNAADALVSVSAFEHNTYEDMPGSISEFKRVLKPHAPMFISTSASDNQDWYFNPPKAWNFSKQTLSSWFNIPNEKIAFDYKKVLENIKNSKILKKRMSPYYKLSVESALPYGNLKEAKYLPVGILKIKE